Proteins encoded by one window of Kribbella flavida DSM 17836:
- a CDS encoding MFS transporter: MVDTQPDEADRLTFGTARARWVLAATALGSGMAFLDGTVVNVALPAMGEDLDADVAGLQWIINGYMLMLASLILLSGSLGDRLGRRRLFVVGVVWFALASIVCAVAPNLEVMVAGRVLQGIGGALLTPGSLAILQTSFRHADRAKAVGAWSGLTSVAAAIGPFVGGGLVDSGSWRLIFLINVPLAAITVLVALRHVPDTRDQTATGKLDLAGALLATLGLAGLTYGLISAGERGFGDPMVLTALAVGVVGLVAFVEVERRSSHPMLPPGIFANLRFTGANLVTVVVYGALGTATFLVVVYLQTVLGYDALSAGAALLPMTLLMLTLSGYAGSLSSRIGARVPMTVGPLFMAAGFLLMLRIEPGAGYFAAVLPSIIVLGIGLVATVAPLTATVLDSVEDHHAGVASGVNNAVARSAQLMAVAAIPLAAGITGDAYRDPVAFEQGFAMALWISAALAVAGAVLAWFTLADRKPTTREPAPVTAHRHCALEAPPLSNSPTTSR, translated from the coding sequence ATGGTCGACACACAGCCTGACGAAGCCGATCGCCTGACCTTCGGTACGGCGCGAGCGCGGTGGGTGCTGGCCGCCACCGCTCTCGGCTCCGGGATGGCATTCCTGGACGGCACGGTGGTCAATGTCGCGCTGCCGGCGATGGGCGAGGATCTCGACGCCGACGTCGCGGGGCTGCAGTGGATCATCAACGGCTACATGCTGATGCTGGCTTCGCTGATCCTGCTGAGCGGCTCACTGGGCGACCGGCTCGGCCGGCGGCGGCTGTTCGTCGTCGGCGTCGTCTGGTTCGCGCTGGCGTCGATCGTCTGCGCGGTGGCGCCCAACCTCGAGGTGATGGTCGCCGGACGCGTCCTGCAGGGCATCGGCGGCGCACTGCTGACGCCGGGCAGCCTGGCAATACTGCAAACCAGCTTCCGGCACGCCGACCGGGCCAAAGCGGTCGGAGCCTGGTCCGGGCTCACCTCCGTCGCCGCGGCCATCGGCCCGTTCGTCGGTGGAGGCCTGGTCGACAGCGGCTCCTGGCGGCTGATCTTTCTCATCAACGTCCCGCTCGCCGCGATCACCGTGCTGGTGGCACTACGCCACGTGCCGGACACCCGCGACCAGACCGCCACCGGCAAGCTCGACCTCGCCGGAGCCCTGCTGGCCACCCTCGGACTCGCAGGCCTGACCTACGGCCTGATCAGCGCAGGCGAGCGGGGCTTCGGTGACCCCATGGTGCTCACTGCACTGGCCGTCGGTGTGGTCGGACTCGTCGCGTTCGTGGAGGTGGAGCGCCGCAGTTCGCACCCGATGCTGCCGCCGGGCATCTTCGCCAACCTGCGCTTCACCGGCGCCAACCTGGTGACCGTCGTCGTGTACGGCGCCCTGGGCACCGCCACCTTCCTGGTGGTCGTCTACCTGCAGACAGTGCTCGGGTACGACGCCCTGAGCGCCGGCGCGGCCCTGCTCCCGATGACGCTGCTGATGCTCACCCTGTCGGGCTATGCGGGCAGCCTGTCGAGCCGGATCGGCGCACGCGTCCCGATGACCGTCGGCCCGCTCTTCATGGCCGCCGGATTCCTGCTCATGCTGCGGATCGAGCCAGGCGCCGGGTACTTCGCCGCCGTACTGCCGTCCATCATCGTGCTGGGCATCGGCCTGGTCGCCACGGTGGCTCCCCTGACCGCGACCGTGCTGGACTCCGTCGAGGACCACCATGCCGGAGTGGCGTCGGGCGTGAACAACGCCGTGGCGCGCTCGGCACAGTTGATGGCGGTCGCCGCGATTCCCCTCGCGGCCGGAATCACCGGCGACGCCTACCGGGATCCCGTCGCCTTCGAGCAGGGCTTCGCGATGGCCTTGTGGATCTCGGCCGCACTGGCCGTCGCGGGCGCCGTACTGGCGTGGTTCACACTGGCCGACCGCAAGCCCACCACGCGGGAGCCGGCACCGGTCACGGCCCACCGGCACTGCGCGCTGGAAGCCCCGCCGCTGTCCAACAGCCCAACCACCTCCCGCTGA
- a CDS encoding DNA alkylation repair protein, whose product MTAVGDLLAEVDAAGDPDTAEILARYFQVKPGGYGEGDRFIGVKLSTIRALLKPHLPADLPLADLEQALHSPVHEHRLAVLCVLAYRATRARRPRTTNPAELTEIHTLYLRNTARVNNWDLVDCSAAQIVGGYLADRPRDVLHTLIRSPLIWDRRIALIATHHFIRSGDATDLYALVPQVLDDPEDLIHKAAGWMLRETGARVSSTDLRAWLDLHAPSMPRTMLRYAVQHFPAEDRKHYLTLR is encoded by the coding sequence GTGACCGCGGTCGGCGATCTGCTGGCGGAGGTGGACGCCGCCGGGGACCCGGACACCGCCGAGATCCTCGCGCGCTACTTTCAGGTCAAGCCCGGCGGCTACGGCGAGGGCGATCGGTTCATCGGTGTGAAGCTCTCCACCATCCGCGCCCTGTTGAAGCCTCACCTGCCCGCCGACCTCCCGCTCGCCGACCTCGAGCAGGCGCTCCACAGCCCAGTTCACGAGCACCGCCTGGCCGTGCTCTGTGTGCTCGCCTACCGCGCCACCCGCGCCCGCAGACCCCGGACGACGAACCCGGCGGAACTCACCGAGATCCACACTCTCTACCTGCGCAACACCGCGCGGGTGAACAACTGGGACCTGGTCGACTGTAGCGCCGCGCAGATCGTCGGCGGCTACCTGGCCGACCGCCCGCGCGACGTCCTCCACACCTTGATCCGGTCACCGCTGATCTGGGACCGCCGGATCGCGCTGATCGCCACCCACCACTTCATCCGCAGCGGCGATGCCACCGACCTCTACGCGCTGGTGCCGCAGGTGCTGGACGACCCCGAGGACCTCATCCACAAGGCAGCCGGCTGGATGCTCCGCGAAACCGGCGCCCGGGTCTCGTCCACCGACCTCCGCGCCTGGCTCGACCTGCACGCCCCGTCCATGCCGCGCACCATGCTCCGCTACGCCGTGCAACACTTCCCAGCCGAGGACCGCAAGCACTACCTCACGCTGCGCTAA